The DNA sequence AAGGCAATCTGATGTATTAGTAAGCAAAAACTCTCATTATCCAGCCAAAATCTAGGTGACTTTTCAcatttgtttttcaactttttaCTAAAATCTAGCAAGCCTTAAGCAAAAACAGAGCCACAAGAGAGAGCCATCAACAACATAGCTGCTTGTTCTTCTTCACTCATCTTTCTCCTCTGCTTCGATATCGATGATCGCGGTCTCTGAATCACCACCTCACTCCCCAGAGCCATCAATTTCCTCTTCAAACAGTCCACCATTGTATCATCATTGTTGGAATTGATTGCCTCATCAGCTGCATTCTTCTTGGGCTTCTTGTCATCTTTGTTCAATCCCAATAAAGCCCTTCTCCTCTTTCGGCTTCTGATCCCACAAGCATTACACAATGACTGCATTACAAAATACCCAAATCATTAACACCAATATCACAACCTTAAATCCCATGATAAAAAAAACCTTAATCATGTGATCAACCTTAAATCAAGAACAAATACACACCTTAGGGCCAGCTGGGCCGCCTCTCCAAAGAGGGGTTTTCGAAGTACCACAATCAACACATGTTTTCAGCTGATTCGAAGCTTCATTAATCATCATCTCCTCAGAATCCGATCCCTgaatcaaaacaaattataaataaaaacccaataaaaaaaacacagttacaacaaaaaaaaaccaaCTCATCAGCCGTGATCACTTACCTTATCACTCAAATCCACCATGTTTTCACCTTGATCAACACACTAAAACAACCAATCAAACCCTAACCCTCCTTCAAAAACCCAAAAAACACATAGCAAAAC is a window from the Daucus carota subsp. sativus chromosome 8, DH1 v3.0, whole genome shotgun sequence genome containing:
- the LOC108197624 gene encoding GATA transcription factor 15, which encodes MVDLSDKGSDSEEMMINEASNQLKTCVDCGTSKTPLWRGGPAGPKSLCNACGIRSRKRRRALLGLNKDDKKPKKNAADEAINSNNDDTMVDCLKRKLMALGSEVVIQRPRSSISKQRRKMSEEEQAAMLLMALSCGSVFA